One Actinoplanes missouriensis 431 DNA segment encodes these proteins:
- a CDS encoding VOC family protein, with protein sequence MTTLRGFTTVTFFADDLDAARAWYTSVFEQEPYFVRDGAYLEWRVGDYQHEFGLLNSAYAPHRHTGEATGAIIYWAVDDAEAAYRRLLGLGATPHDKPVERGPGYVTASVLDPFGNILGVMRNQHYDDVRALASPERQDQRGR encoded by the coding sequence ATGACAACGCTTCGTGGATTCACCACCGTCACCTTCTTCGCCGACGATCTGGACGCGGCCCGCGCCTGGTACACCTCGGTGTTCGAGCAGGAGCCGTACTTCGTGCGGGACGGGGCCTACCTGGAATGGCGGGTCGGCGACTACCAGCACGAGTTCGGCCTGCTGAACAGCGCGTACGCGCCGCACCGGCACACCGGGGAGGCCACCGGGGCGATCATCTACTGGGCGGTCGACGACGCCGAGGCGGCCTATCGGCGGCTGCTCGGGCTCGGCGCCACGCCGCACGACAAGCCGGTCGAGCGCGGCCCCGGATATGTCACCGCGTCGGTGCTCGACCCGTTCGGCAACATCCTCGGCGTCATGCGCAACCAGCATTACGACGACGTGCGGGCGCTGGCGTCACCCGAGCGACAGGATCAGCGTGGTCGCTGA